tgatctctccaacctggattgtatgtattcgagaacggatcattccttggttggttttgactcccaaaacccacggcgttggcagattcccaccctccgttctcgatcaattaAGGGCACTTACccgtgagatgtccattcattgagtacacgccacaagcagctacactttgttcttttggtttttcaaccacttgtgaaagaagagtagtaagattagccatttgattttaaAGTTCGGAAATAGcatttacctcattaacttgttgctgtcgtgggttgtctctttgaccaacgccttcatattgttgaacattcaatgctcgattagcaattaaggtcttggcagccatgggtgttttgtccaacAAAGTTCTTCATGCTGAGGCATCtaacatttggcgttcaattggtagaagcccttcatagaaatattgaagaagaagctcatccttcatctggtgctgtggacatgaagcaacaagggttttaaaacgctcatagtaagtgggaaaggattcaccttgattttgctgaatgccactaatccttttgcataGTAGAATGACtagagaagttgggaaaaacttctccaaaaatgcccgtttcatactctcccatgatgtgacagttccgggggctaactcatacaaccaatctttagccttttccaagagagaaaagggaaaagccttcattttcagaatgctcccatcaacattcacaggggtcatgctcgaacaaacaacctcgaactccttcaaatgtttattaggatcttccatggacaacccatggaacttaggaatatgatgcaataaactggactttaattcgaactcgtcagtcttgttttgggccgcccttggatattgaatgcataaaggcagagcattgtccaatcccgaagcggaaagctccttgattgttcgattgtctactgccatatcttggacttcttcaaaagtccttaccatggcctcctcttgctcttctactttgtctttttCAATATCTGGTGCAGGTTGAAATGGTTGgggatcttgttgattccttgctcatctcaaagttcattcaaaatcgtcgtcaaattcaaagatgtgcttatgaacaggttgagaacttcgagtcataaaccacctaaaacaagaaaacaagtaaaatcagcaactaggaacaaaaatacatgaaaataaacaaaaagaaataataagggattagcaaagttgctaatccccggcaacggcgccaaaaacttgatgcaaaaattaacttaacacacaaatttaaccctcttttgacaactgtagcataagtataagtagggatagttctggaccggggattaggagggcttgctaataacctctaaactgactcaaaaacataaaactaaacttaaaaatacttaacaagactcacaagactcaaagcaaacttaaaatactcaaaacagcttaaaataactaaataaacttaaactagacactaggaatgactttggacgaaaattgacttttacttgaatcaaaacatttaaaaacacaaattaaaacagattctaactaattagacactctaaagtaaagggggattgagttttggacgaagttgaaacaaacaaacaagtatgaaaaactagacagattgtaaaacgaatgtgagaaataagatgatggatgggatagctagaggctttttcaacacacatgacatgtatgcaaataactcgatttccagttagtacttcattgaattatgaaccacaatgctccaaattaaccgtgacatcactagttaactctcagattttccttgttttattggattggatgacatcattcgacaacccaaaacattcttctaaagttccctacatgacatcataatagagatacaatcaaagatcattacgtttaatgaaaatcataagcattgacaaagcacttgcaactatgacatcatgtcactcatgctaggaattgaacttaacgcgatcgtttataagcgaccttcactacatgtgaatataagtttgtaacgattatgtgaaacttccttctattctagcaacggatttatgcatgccaattaagtgtcgacccttaattaacaaatacaaataagttatcaatcaaatagttaagtcaattgcattcacgattcaaaagttcataactggaatttatcaaattatattgcaataAACGtagtcatggctttgaaatcacccctagccaagaggggtttagccactcatatttacaacaaaacgaaaggaaatgaatttaaacattagaaataaaagaaagaaaacacctaaacgcttcaacgatccaagttggacagcaagcacgtccaagcactttccttcccttcctttgctacggcacaaggtgttggtaagtgtttgaaggtttgtttgtatggaggaatggatgtgaagatgaatggatgtgtttggatgaaggttgtgttgaaatagGAGTGAATAATCTAACCAAGTattaactcaatttatgttacacacacttccttttatagaggaagtgcaaggcaaagcatgggtaaaatggagtggtgttgaaatgattcaaaggtgaaagtgaagtaatgatgcaaagcatgggtaaaatggagtggtgttgaaatgattcaaaggtgaaagtgaagtgatgattgatgcaagaattaaacatggatggagtgcACAGCAAATGTTTGTTATGGTACAAGGAACCCTtaatttgtgtcctaaaatgcataggaaaccttcaatgttgctggaacttagggacatttaggatttaggaaagatcaaaccaaaataggaaaccttggcttaactttcctacttcaagtaggaatcttcatctttaggtcttcaattttgtccattcctttagttccaagcatgtgatatttattccaagcccaaaattgctccaaaatgctccaaaatgcacatttttgcatactttgtccttaaaacctgaaattgcacaaaaatgactttaaacactaaaactactaaggaataacaacataaatgcataagaacaagctaactcagtcgcataaatatgctcatatcacaagaccccaaacatcagaatgaACGACCATGAATGGCACAAAACTTTTATTTAATCTTAATGGATAGGAAACACGATGACTTTTGGCCAAAATACAAATTTCACAATGGAAATCAGATTCTTTGAATTGGGGAAAAAGTTCAGGGAATAAAAGTTTAAGATAACCAAATGAGGGATGTCCTAATCGCCTGTGCCATAACCAAATCTTAATCATTCGGGTTGATTCGTCTCTGCTTACATGATGCACTTGACTCAATCTATTGCTGCATTCTTCCTTTAAGTCCAAATAATATAGTTTGCCCCTTCTAGTACCATAACCAATCATGGCCCTGGTGAGCAGATCCTGGAAAAGACAATATATTGGCCAAAAGGAAACAGAACAATTAAGGGAGTCAATAATTtgagaaacaaataaaaatcgTAATCTAGGGATGGTACAACTAGGACATGATCAAGATTGAGTGAGGAAGTTAGTGAAAGAGAGCCTTCTCCAGTAACCGGAGAGATTGAACCATTGGCACTGGTAATGAATGTCTGGTTGGCTGTTTTTAGTGAGTGAAGAATGTTAGCATCAGATGTCATGTGATCTGTGGCACCTGTATCAATAATCCACGATCTATTACAGGTATTAGCGGATGTAAAATTAGATATACCTGAGGTGTTCAAGGCTTTTGGGACATGGTCAGATGAGCTAACATCTTAAGAAGACTCAGAGGTGGTGAATGATGCTCTGCTAGATTCCTTCTTTCGTCCTTTGTGAACCCATCCTTTTGGATAGCCAATAATCTCATAACAGCCTTGAATAGTATGATTTTTCAATCCGCATTTGGTGCACTGCATAGGTGGTCGATTACGAAATCGATCAACTGTTAAGGAGTTTATGTTTTGAAGTCGAGGTCCTTGTGGAGATCGAGAATTTGTGGTAAAGGGCACAATAGCTTCAAGCATGGTGGCACTTTCTGACATGGTTCCTTGTCGATTGCTTTCACGTTTGACATGAGAGTATGCTCTTTCAAGACCAAGTTTGGGCTCCATCCTCAAAATCTCACCACGAATTTGATCAAACTTGTTGTCTAATCCTGCAAGAAAAATATAGACTCGAAGTCGCTCAATTTCTTGCTGCCTTGATGAGATATCATCTGGGTGCTTCATGTTAGTACGACTAAGTTGATCAAGTTCTTGAAAAATCTCAATGAGATTGCTGTAATAGTTAGCAATAGGAGCTCCATTTTGCTTCATGGTAAATGTCCTTTTATGAAGATCATAAATTTTGGCTTCATCAGAGCCATCTGAGTAAGTCTTTTTTATGGCATCCCATACATGCATGGTTGTGTCGTAACGGATGAACCGCTTCATCTGATTGGGTGTCATAGCATCAAATAACCAACTTTTGACTTGGCAATTTTCAGCTCGCCACTTGTTATACAGTGGGTCTGTGATTGCAGGCTGCTTAGTATCACCGGAAAGATGCCCCATGTTTTTCACGACCAGCAATTTTCATCTCTATGACTTGATGCCATAGAGAATAGTTGTTCTCATCAAGTTTAATTCCTGCAAAGAAATTGGAATTATCATTTTGAATGGTGACCACTTGTGTGGTGGAGTTTGATTCACCTGGTGTGAAGGACTGAATTGGTGGGTCTGATACTTCATCATCACTAACCATTGTATAGGCTTAAGATCAGTGaagttgaaataaaaataaaactgatATGATGATTGAGATATGATATGGCGGAAGCTTTTTTCTGTTTTCGAGGTTCAAGAGTCAGTCATGATcgactgctctgataccatctcagaaatcgaaataTACTTCATTCTTCTTTGTTTACAAGAGGGAAGTCCTCTCTTATAGAGGGCCAAAAACTAGTCCTAACAAGTGGACAAGCCAAATGATGATTACATGAGGAAAACACCGAAGAGGAAAATAAGGAGAAAATGAAAGCAAAGCAAAGTAATGATGGCTAGCTATAAAGTAAAGTAATGATGACTAGCTAGAAGAATAATTACAAGTCTATTATTTATACCAATAATATCTAGCAATTATTGTTGACAGAAAGAAGTTCATTAATCTCAAAGCCAAGTTCTTCCAGAAAAATGGAGGGTTATTGCTAGACCAGCATATTTCTTTACATGGAAGCACAAAAACTTTTGCAGCCGAGGAGCTAGAAGCGGCCGCTGCCTATTATAACCAGAGTCACACTTTTGGTTCAGGAGAAAGTGGAACAGTTTACAAAGGACTTTTGTCCGACGGCGTGACTGTGGACATAGTGAAAACGGTAGTGCGCGAGGGTCAAATCGAGCGTTTTATAAATGACATTGTCACTCTTACCAAAATCAACAATGAAAATGTGGTGAATTTCTTGGACTGCTGTTTAGAGACTGAAGCACCCATGTTAGTCTATGAACTCGCCTGCAACGGGACCTTATTCAACTACATTCATCATGCTAACGGGAAGAGTTCATTGCCTTGGCACGTCCTTTTGAAGATAGCCTCAGAATCTGCCGCTGCTCTTGCCTATCTGCATTCTGCAGCAGACTCATCAAAAACAATGATCATTCGTGGAATTGTCAACTCTTCCAACATATTATTGAGCGATTGTTTCACGGCCAAAGTCTCCGGTATTGGACCTTCAAGGTTGGTCCCAATCCCTAGTAATGAATCCCAGATAACTACATTGGTACAGCAGACGGTTGGTTATTTAGACCCCGAATATCTAAGTACGGGCCAGTTGACAGATAAGAGTGATGTTTATAGCTTTGGAGTCGTCTTGTTAGAAATTTTGACGGGAGAGAAGCCATTGTCTTTTGACAGACCCGAAAATCGAAGAATCATAACATCCCATTTCGTTTCATCTGTGGAACAAAATGGCCTGTTTCAGATCGTTGTGTCGCAACTTGTAAATGAGGGAAACAGAGAACAGCTCAGAGCTGTTGCAGAGCTTGCAAAGCGCTGCCTCAAGTTGAGTAGTACCGAAAGGCCCACGATGGAAGAAGTGGCAGGGGAATTAAGGAGGCTGTGTGACAGCACGCATAATATAGCCCCGTGGCTCAATCCCGCTTGCTGTGAAGCATGCCTAGCTCCTGGTTGAATTGGGCATGTAACATGTTTCTAGTCTTTCGTTCATCCACTGCATGTCATACACTAGAGCGTAATAAAAtttcgaaaattaaaaacaaaaactatttATTACAGTTACTCCTCACCTTCATTCACTTGATCTAGCTCCTAAAATACTTGGTTCCGTATATGTAAGGAGCCATTTCTCCTCATCGTATATgtcaatcacatttttacatgtATAATGTGAAACAATGAGTTGCAGTACTGTAAAAAGCTAAACAATAACACTTGCTCAATCAACTGGCTCTTGTAGCTGTAACACTTTCCGTTGATAAAATAGAAAATTGCCATTTGATCAAACAACCACCATAAAATGTAACGGCATTGAAGTTTTTTCACTTGTTTTTGGTAAAGTTTTCTGTAAATTCCAACAGACTGTAACATCTAGGTTTCACCATAATAATTGGTGTGTAGTGGCATGTTTCAAGAAGGCAAGACAAGTTTGCGTGATCGGAAGTAATTAATTGTACCTTCTCTACAGAAATGTGGCATGTTTGGTCTACTGCATGTTGGCGGTTGGCCCTTAAGTCTAGATGAGTCCTTGGTCAT
This genomic interval from Malus domestica chromosome 05, GDT2T_hap1 contains the following:
- the LOC139196092 gene encoding uncharacterized protein gives rise to the protein MGHLSGDTKQPAITDPLYNKWRAENCQVKSWLFDAMTPNQMKRFIRYDTTMHVWDAIKKTYSDGSDEAKIYDLHKRTFTMKQNGAPIANYYSNLIEIFQELDQLSRTNMKHPDDISSRQQEIERLRVYIFLAGLDNKFDQIRGEILRMEPKLGLERAYSHVKRESNRQGTMSESATMLEAIVPFTTNSRSPQGPRLQNINSLTVDRFRNRPPMQCTKCGLKNHTIQGCYEIIGYPKGWVHKGRKKESSRASFTTSESS
- the LOC114825077 gene encoding wall-associated receptor kinase-like 22, translated to MIWRKLFSVFEVQEKKFINLKAKFFQKNGGLLLDQHISLHGSTKTFAAEELEAAAAYYNQSHTFGSGESGTVYKGLLSDGVTVDIVKTVVREGQIERFINDIVTLTKINNENVVNFLDCCLETEAPMLVYELACNGTLFNYIHHANGKSSLPWHVLLKIASESAAALAYLHSAADSSKTMIIRGIVNSSNILLSDCFTAKVSGIGPSRLVPIPSNESQITTLVQQTVGYLDPEYLSTGQLTDKSDVYSFGVVLLEILTGEKPLSFDRPENRRIITSHFVSSVEQNGLFQIVVSQLVNEGNREQLRAVAELAKRCLKLSSTERPTMEEVAGELRRLCDSTHNIAPWLNPACCEACLAPG